A single genomic interval of Granulicella tundricola MP5ACTX9 harbors:
- a CDS encoding TonB-dependent receptor, which produces MNAALIVLSSLSLVCPAAVLAQAPAASTQTAPAAGGVTVRGTIADPDAAVIPGATVTLTPAAGKAFTTTTGSDGSYALRGVPSGSYSLTVTMPGFATYVRQGVRVSSGQALALDAKLAIQNQQTEVTVTANPNAVSVDPDSNASSTIIKGADLDALSDDPDDLSAELTALAGPAAGPNGGQIYIDGFTGGQLPPKSSIREIRINQNPFSAQYDKVGYGRIEVFTKPGTDKFHGNLSVQGNDSVLNTSSPFLGTANKQPNYYTLFTVGSLTGPINKYSSFTLSGSHRSIQTNTLINPTGFFANSATSTTLCAPLDITCTNQGSYPQSSRAVPAPQSRSDISPRVDIALGEKNTLTARYQYETNTLNNQGLNSGLALPSTAYSSGNTENTIQISDTQLLSAKIVNETRFEYQRTTATENPLSTLPTLTVQGTFTGGGSAAGISNSTSTHIEIQNYTSVALAKNFIRFGGRLRTTSEVLTSTAGTNGIFTYNYLLDPCVYGDSTGAKPSGCVATTTPCLPANNTVNNGGYYSSYQCGLASQYNITKINNLNVGTRTTDVGLYVEDDWKPRPNLTVSYGMRLEAQNNIASGHDFAPRFAVSYGLPHKGGGTPTVLRGGYGIFYDRFALADTLTNIRLNGLNQTQLTYNSPGAACQPSTTTGTGATLGCTTGATTAGLTTVYTANPTLRSSYNLQTGIGVDQQLGRIGTVSVNYINTRGVHQFLSRAYVQPTAYDYQYDSGGIYKQNQLAFNARINTKRVSLFGYYVLGFANGNTNGADTFLTNVNATTTDYGRSSFNHRNQAFVGGSVTAPFKIALSPFITAQSGQPYNITTGTDVNKDSNFNDRPAFLPGADSASCSNANSFSTPSQGSVYTPIPINYCTGPAQFTFNLRIGRTFGFGPLTDKAAAAKAAAQNNGGPGGPGGPGGPGGGRPGGGGGRGGGGGGRGGPGGGGPGGGFGGASNTGHKYNLSLGAQAFNLFNVIPYGNPVGTLTSSRFGQFNTLAGGQSSAGTAVRRFFLQANLTF; this is translated from the coding sequence TTGAACGCCGCTTTGATCGTCCTGTCCTCCCTCTCCCTGGTCTGCCCAGCCGCTGTTCTGGCCCAGGCTCCCGCAGCCAGCACCCAGACGGCTCCGGCCGCGGGTGGGGTCACTGTGCGTGGAACGATCGCAGACCCTGACGCAGCCGTCATCCCCGGTGCCACTGTCACCTTGACGCCGGCCGCCGGAAAAGCCTTCACCACGACCACTGGCTCCGACGGCTCCTATGCCTTGCGCGGCGTGCCCTCCGGCAGCTATTCGCTGACCGTTACCATGCCCGGCTTCGCCACCTATGTCCGCCAGGGCGTGCGTGTCTCCTCCGGTCAGGCTCTTGCGCTCGATGCCAAGCTCGCCATTCAGAATCAGCAGACGGAGGTCACCGTCACCGCCAACCCCAATGCCGTCTCGGTCGATCCCGACTCCAATGCCAGTTCCACGATCATCAAGGGCGCTGACCTCGACGCCCTCTCGGACGACCCCGACGATCTATCGGCAGAACTCACCGCCCTCGCCGGTCCCGCAGCCGGCCCCAACGGCGGACAGATTTACATCGACGGCTTCACCGGCGGCCAGCTTCCGCCGAAGTCCTCCATCCGTGAAATCCGCATCAACCAGAATCCCTTCTCAGCTCAGTATGACAAGGTCGGCTACGGCCGGATCGAGGTCTTCACCAAGCCGGGAACCGACAAGTTCCACGGCAACCTCTCCGTTCAGGGAAATGACTCTGTCCTCAATACCTCCAGCCCTTTCCTCGGCACCGCCAACAAGCAGCCCAACTACTACACCCTCTTCACCGTCGGCTCGCTGACCGGTCCCATCAACAAGTACTCGTCCTTCACCCTCTCTGGATCGCACCGCAGCATCCAGACCAACACCCTCATCAACCCCACGGGCTTCTTCGCCAACTCGGCCACGTCGACGACACTCTGCGCTCCGCTTGACATCACCTGCACCAACCAGGGCAGCTACCCGCAGTCTTCTCGTGCCGTCCCCGCTCCCCAGTCGCGTTCTGATATCAGCCCGCGCGTGGATATCGCTCTCGGTGAAAAGAACACCCTGACCGCTCGCTATCAGTATGAGACCAATACCCTCAACAATCAGGGCCTCAACAGCGGACTCGCTTTGCCGTCCACTGCCTACAGCTCCGGCAACACTGAAAACACCATCCAGATCTCCGACACCCAGCTCCTGAGTGCGAAGATCGTCAACGAAACTCGCTTCGAGTATCAGCGCACCACGGCTACCGAAAACCCGCTCTCCACCCTCCCCACGCTCACCGTGCAGGGCACCTTCACCGGCGGCGGCAGTGCAGCCGGCATCTCGAACAGCACAAGCACGCACATTGAGATTCAGAACTACACCTCGGTCGCCCTGGCCAAGAACTTTATCCGCTTCGGCGGGCGCCTTCGCACCACCAGTGAAGTCCTGACCTCCACCGCCGGGACCAACGGCATCTTCACCTACAACTACCTCCTTGACCCATGCGTCTACGGCGACTCCACTGGAGCCAAGCCGAGCGGCTGCGTCGCCACCACGACGCCTTGTCTGCCAGCCAACAATACGGTCAACAATGGCGGCTATTACTCCTCCTACCAGTGCGGACTGGCCAGCCAGTACAACATCACCAAGATCAACAATCTCAACGTCGGCACCCGCACCACGGACGTCGGCCTTTACGTTGAAGACGACTGGAAGCCGCGCCCCAACCTCACCGTCAGTTACGGTATGCGATTGGAAGCCCAAAACAACATCGCCAGCGGCCATGACTTCGCTCCGCGCTTCGCCGTCTCCTACGGACTGCCGCATAAGGGTGGTGGCACGCCGACCGTCCTGCGCGGCGGCTATGGAATTTTCTACGACCGCTTCGCACTCGCCGATACCCTCACGAACATCCGTCTCAACGGTCTCAACCAGACCCAGCTCACCTATAACTCTCCGGGCGCAGCCTGCCAGCCAAGCACAACGACCGGCACCGGCGCGACACTGGGTTGCACAACCGGAGCGACCACGGCCGGTCTAACCACCGTCTATACCGCCAACCCGACCCTCCGCAGCTCGTATAACCTTCAGACCGGTATCGGCGTCGATCAGCAGCTTGGCCGCATCGGCACCGTCTCGGTCAACTACATCAACACCCGCGGCGTACATCAGTTCCTCTCGCGTGCCTACGTCCAGCCCACCGCGTATGACTACCAGTACGATTCGGGCGGTATCTATAAACAGAATCAGCTTGCTTTCAACGCCCGCATCAATACAAAGCGCGTCTCTCTTTTTGGCTACTACGTCCTCGGCTTCGCCAACGGCAACACCAACGGCGCGGATACGTTCCTGACCAACGTGAACGCCACCACAACCGACTACGGTCGCTCCTCCTTCAACCACCGGAATCAGGCCTTCGTCGGCGGCAGCGTCACTGCGCCCTTCAAGATCGCTCTCTCGCCGTTTATCACCGCGCAGAGCGGGCAGCCGTACAACATCACCACCGGAACCGACGTCAACAAAGACTCCAACTTCAACGACCGTCCTGCCTTCCTACCCGGTGCGGACTCGGCCAGCTGCTCCAACGCCAACTCCTTCTCTACGCCATCGCAGGGAAGCGTCTATACCCCCATCCCGATCAACTACTGCACCGGCCCCGCGCAGTTCACCTTCAACCTCCGCATCGGACGCACCTTCGGCTTCGGTCCTCTGACGGATAAAGCTGCAGCCGCTAAGGCAGCTGCACAAAACAATGGTGGTCCGGGTGGACCAGGAGGTCCTGGTGGCCCTGGCGGCGGACGTCCCGGCGGCGGCGGTGGTCGTGGCGGTGGAGGCGGCGGTCGCGGAGGCCCCGGTGGTGGTGGCCCAGGCGGCGGCTTCGGCGGTGCCTCAAACACCGGCCACAAGTACAACCTCAGCCTCGGTGCTCAGGCCTTCAACCTCTTCAACGTCATTCCATATGGCAACCCGGTCGGCACCTTGACCTCGTCACGCTTCGGCCAGTTCAATACCCTCGCGGGTGGCCAAAGCTCGGCAGGAACCGCAGTGCGCCGCTTCTTCCTACAGGCCAACCTCACCTTCTAA
- a CDS encoding DUF5666 domain-containing protein, translating into MFTRSIATRLMFLCTVAAAPVLFAPAALYAQAPANTSQRGTVKAISGTSITVTTEANSEITVTPADNAKILQLAPGSTDLKSAAPITLTDIAPGDRILISGHAGDAPTSIVAVRVILMKSTDIASLHASQSADWQRRGTGGLVRAIDASTITVAAGAKTLNVNVTPNTTYRRYAGDSVKFEDAKPGTLSDIHTGDQLRVRGAKSEDGSSITAEEIVSGSFENLAGAISAVDQKMGTVTLKDLATKKTVVVTVTPNSVVKHLPEQAAAAYARSHAPGAAVPAGTTPSPEGGGRRAGMDLSQMVGRLPAQSLTEIKAGDAVLIVASRTGSSATAITMLSGVEQLLSAPGAAAPTLSPWSLGGGGAEAGGGPQ; encoded by the coding sequence CAGCGCGGTACCGTAAAGGCCATCTCTGGCACATCCATTACCGTGACCACGGAGGCCAACTCGGAGATCACCGTCACCCCAGCTGACAACGCGAAGATTCTTCAACTCGCTCCCGGTTCCACGGACCTCAAGTCCGCCGCACCCATCACCCTCACGGATATCGCACCTGGCGACCGCATTCTCATCAGCGGTCATGCTGGCGATGCACCCACCAGCATCGTCGCCGTCCGCGTCATCCTCATGAAGTCCACGGACATCGCCAGCCTCCACGCCTCGCAGTCCGCCGACTGGCAGCGCCGTGGCACCGGCGGTCTGGTCCGCGCAATCGACGCCTCAACGATCACCGTAGCCGCCGGGGCCAAGACCCTCAACGTCAACGTCACCCCCAACACTACCTATCGCCGCTATGCGGGCGACTCCGTGAAGTTTGAAGACGCCAAACCCGGCACTCTCTCTGACATCCACACTGGGGATCAGCTCCGAGTGCGGGGCGCAAAGTCAGAGGACGGTTCCTCCATTACTGCGGAAGAGATCGTATCCGGCAGCTTTGAGAACCTCGCCGGAGCCATCTCCGCCGTCGATCAGAAGATGGGCACGGTGACGCTTAAGGATCTCGCGACCAAGAAGACGGTCGTCGTCACCGTCACGCCGAACTCCGTCGTCAAGCATCTCCCGGAGCAGGCCGCCGCAGCCTATGCGCGCAGCCACGCTCCCGGCGCAGCCGTTCCCGCTGGTACGACGCCCTCGCCTGAAGGCGGAGGCCGCCGTGCCGGAATGGACCTTTCTCAAATGGTCGGCCGTCTGCCGGCTCAGTCTCTCACTGAGATCAAGGCAGGCGATGCTGTTCTGATCGTAGCCTCGCGGACGGGATCGTCAGCCACCGCCATCACCATGCTTTCCGGAGTCGAACAGCTTCTCTCCGCGCCCGGCGCCGCTGCTCCGACCCTCTCCCCCTGGAGTCTCGGTGGCGGCGGAGCGGAAGCCGGCGGCGGACCACAGTAG